In the genome of Microplitis demolitor isolate Queensland-Clemson2020A chromosome 5, iyMicDemo2.1a, whole genome shotgun sequence, the window TAAATTGACCTCcgttggcttgcagaacgtaaaccaatgaatgcacacaaaaaatgtaaagggaaattttataggaaatttcattccctttaaaaaaagtcctatgatTCAAGTCGcaaaagtccatagtttccgagttataagacttttgataatttaaaaaatataatatttaaaaagaaatgacaatttctattttattttttaaattcttaaaattcctataactgagaaactatggactttagcaacttgactcataggactttttttgaagggaataaaatttcctataaagtTCCGATTTACATatttggtgtgcattcattaGTTTTCGTTCTGCGatccaataaaggtcaatttgatacgaaaaatgacttcctcagcggacatcagttAAACAGCTGGAACTACAGCTAAATTACTATGGGCCCTTTTAAAGAACACCAAAtaccctacaatttgcgaccacaACCGCGTCGATATCCTAAAACGCATCTGAGTATtagagagttaaaaaaaaagtaatttaatttacgtgtattttaaatgggaaatggtggaaattaaatggaaagtacttaggagtGGAATTTAGAGCTCAAACTTGacaagaatttttgttttagcttaaaaaacaatattttggtcgatgagcaacgaaaaaaaaatactttcgccggaaacgaagcactctaatatatatatatatatatatatatatatatatatatatatatatatatatatatattctcaatTTACAAATTGACAGTTAATCTTTAAATTCGTTAAATCCATATTacaattattcttatttagtATGGTATtgtttcataatataaaattattttaaatttacgaactaaaaattattattccgATACATAGCAGTTTAAATCcccaaaattaatatttgaatatttatttaaaagattattgtttataattcacaaattaaaattattatttagatatattttgtaatgtattttaaagtcacaaactgaaattaattatttggatttttatttgaaatattatcgttttataattcaaaaattaaaattaattattgagaaTAATATTTGGTAACTGTCTTTATTCAGGCTCACcacatttttcaatgtttcaaGCGCTTATactttaaatatctataattaaattttttccacgcGTTCAGTTTCACGGCGGATTAAATTTTGTGTATGAGTTTTTGTTTCTAACACAAGATATCTATCTGAACCTTGCAATTGAATtgcacaaaataataaaaatgacataaaAATCATGCAAATTTTCACtatcttcaaaaataaattttttataataataataataatataattttaaaactgtaaGATAGACGGTGGCGATAGGAAGGTCTATCTAAGAgtcacaaataatttttgaactcttgTAATAGTGAAAATCAGCATATTTGTGTTACTTCAGTATTTTCAATGTGTACAACAGCTCACATAGCATTTTGGTGCAAGCAGATTGGATGGTATCTGCCTACTTTTGGTAGTATAGTGTCTAGCTGAAGCCCACAACACTGTTTTACGCCAGTGCGTATTAGTAGGAGATGTAGTCTAAGGCAAAAGTGCGTTAACATAGCCTTCCTGATGAATCTATTAACGTACTTAGGACGAAACTACAAACATTATGGCAAATAGGCATATACCTTGAGTTTTGGTGGTTGACATAAAAGTTagttcattgaaaaataagaaaaatatgtcATTTGGTGCAGTATAGCGCGGAACcttgaaaaatatcaataatgaaataatatatcatgTTTATAATCCCATTACAAACACCTGAACATCGACgcttaatttatacttaatttaaGCAAATACATCGTCAATCCGCTGACAATTGCATGATGACAAATTTGGTTTCGTTGCTAATTGCTTACAATAAGGGTTTTGCTACTTAAACATGGGTGAGCCCCACTTTTAAACAATTAcctaatatttgaattattgttgaaattgttattgtttcaaaattaacaaattaaaattaattctgtagattattatttaaattattattgaaagtaTTATTGTTTCATAATTCACAAAGatgtttgatttattaaataatataatttaaattcaccaATTAACACTATGATTTAAACTCATTTTCTtatgaatatttgaatttttcgattattaatttttggtaaataaagttttaaaatatattatttaaatatatttcaattgaaaattaaatgtaaactattgaaaaattaattttcaaaacacattgtgtatatttatttttatccatatttgtatatgtgtacccacatatatatacatgtgtaaGGGATAAAGGATGCCAGATTCGTAACAATATTATGAATTGTGTAAGTTGAGCGAATGCACGGAAGGATTTTGATGTAAGTGTggttaatttaatgattaaaattaacacgaagtcaatgataaatatattagatCTTTTATTTACACTATTTACACTGAAATattgtaagaaaaatattttatagcgaatgcgacttgtattatacgcgatagcaaatgcaactataaaaaaatcacacaTAAAATCTAGACTCGTGCTCGGTAATGATTAATGACGCGTTAATTAACTTGTATTTAATTAGACGTGAGCGACAATcaatttattcttaataaatagTAGCCTTGATGTACTATCTAATTATTGAGAATATTTTAGCGTAATAATTCAGCGAGATTAAACTCAAGAGCAATAACTTAATTATATAGACTGATCGGAATGGTTTTTGAACACGTGGTTATAAGCATGACTGCACAAAGTAGAATGATTATCATGGCGGCGTCTTCTTCCTTCGTTGCCACTCGATAGTGACGAGTGCAGCATGGCTGCACAAGCGAATTTTCTCATTGGCTTAAAAAGACTCCAACAGGATGTAGTTAGCTGCCGAATTTTTTGATTGGCCGGCTAGAAGCGGGGCTCTCATGCCGGCTTGACACAATTTAGCGATTAGTCGGACAAGTTCAGTAGTAGCTGTCTTCAGAGTGACTACTCGAGTAGGGCCACCTCTGCCCGTATGTAATGCGAGTACCCTTGCAAGTGGCCATTTCGATAGTGGGGACCTCTCATCAGTCAGCAAGACTAGTGAGTCCACTTTGATGTCATTTGATGGATGATGCCACTTAGATATCGATTGATGACGTTGTAGATACTCAAATGACCATCTGCTTCAAAATTTCTGGAAGATTTGTTGATATTGTTGCCAGCGTGACTACGTAGCGGTGTTGTTATCAAATAGTGAAGGTCCAGGTACAGCGATTAGCGGTTCATCAATGAGAAAATGTCTGGTTGTTAGAGTGGTTAAATCTGCAGGATGTTCGGATAGCAGCGCGATCGgtcttaaatttaacacagcctCGATCTGTGTTAAAACTGTAGCGATTTGGTCGTAAGTCAATAGTGATTCACCTACGGCTGCTTCCCATTTGCCACCAAAATGGGGAACGCTTGGCGGGTAGAATTTTCAGTCTTTGCCATCTGTAGCAAGTAATCACTCAATACGTATAGTGAACGTAGCAAGACATACAAAAACAGCGATCCATCCTTTATAGGTTTTGGCACCTCGACCTTAAAAAGTCTTGAGTGTTATTGGCCTAGCGTAATCTACCCAGTTTGTAGGAAAACTCTGGATGGTCTTACACGAGCGGATGGCAATTGTTTCACTAATTGTTGTGTACGAACACCTTGATGACTCGTGCACACAACGTAGCAAATAATGTGTGATCTGACTGGAACTCGCCTACCTTCTATCCAAacagatctccgtagatcagTGAGAGTCAATTGAGTTCCCCCGTGGAGTGTTCTCTGATGCGAATAATCTATTAATAGCGTACTTAAACGTGATGATCGAGGTAAAATGGctggatttttttgttgatcatCCAGAAGCGAATTCTATAAATGACCGCAGACTCTGAGTACTCCATTGTAGTCGACGTAGGAAATCAATTTAGCGAGACGATGATTTTGTTGTAGAGAATCACCATCTTTCAGTAGTTTCAGCTCCTGTgaatagtactgactttgTGTATACTTTATTGGCAAAGTCTTAGCGAGTTCCAGGTCAACTGTAGAGAGTGGTGTGGCCAGTGTGGACTGTgccacttttttaaatttagcgatggcTCGCAGGCAGATTCCAAGCGTGCGAAGTAACTTTGacaacttagagaatttttctagtagcgtGTATAGAGGGTGCGAATCTGCTttgaagatggtaaaaaccagacctgAACGGTTATCAAGATGTGATACCGTCTGCGTAGAGATACCAAAAGATGgccagttatcttttgattgGCTGAGCCACTTAGGTCCCGTCCACCATAGCGAATGCTGTTCTAATTTGGCTGCTGGTAAACCTCTTAAAGCGCTATCAGCTGGGTTGAATTTCCCTggaacaaaatcccagttgacacTTGGCAGCAATTCTTGAATCTTGGTAACTCTGTTATGAATGTAGACTTTCCATCTAACCGGGTTGTATCGTATCCACGTTAAGGATATAGTGGAGTctgtacataaaaaatttgctatattttcaagtttcaagACTTTCTTGACGTAGAGTACCAGTTGAGCGAGTAAGACAGCAGTATCAAACTCCATTCTTGGTATTGTTATGGGTTGCAGTGGTACAACTTGAATTTTGGCACACACTAGCAAAATATTGGAGCTTCCAGTACCGTCAGCGACTTTTAAATAGACGGCAGCAGCCATAGCGAGTTGTGAAGCGTCAGAGAATCCATATAATTCGAttgatacattattttttacatgattctAGCAAAGTATCTAAATCGTCAAGATCTGATGCAGTTCATTTCGgaacaaattccattcttgaaaaagcttgttaatatctaaaagctgaagaaaaattgagcttgatcggtagggcttgttcagagatattcctaAAATAGACTTTTttcaataatgtttttttcaataacttatAATGTGCTCGAtgaattgattccaaaatcaactgaGCTCTGGATTTTCATTAGCCGcttcgaatgccacctcaactattaaaatcgattcattcgttcaagaggaaccgttgtcgaaagaattgaaaaaaattttttttttagtattttcgagtttcttcaaaattaactacataaatcaattttaaaatctgatcagctatagaactcaataatacgcgtcgattgctatctcaaccgtctcaatcacttaatttgttcgagagatattgcTGAAggaaaaatggtaaaaaacgttttttttttaaaacaaaggcatacaaaagtattttcaagctcgaaaaaGTATTCACAATCAtttttcaagctcaaggagctcagAAATAgagggaagttttggggctggcccgcagggtcaactgatagaccaATCTTTTGAGTCGAGAGCATTTTGAATTGCCTCAGCGAGTTCATATGCGCCTCCATAGACGTCGTCAACGTAGTGGGTGTTGTTAAGTTGTTCGACagcttttagaaaattatttcctttatCTTCAGCGATTTGAAAAAGTGCTCTCTCAGCGAGATATGGAGCTGATGTCGTTCCATAAGTAACAGTAGCGAGCGTAAATACTGttgggatgtcatcttcgtcaaaccagATTATGCACTAAAGATGATGATCTTCCTTATCAACTGCAATCTGACGAAATATCTAGTTACGTCAGTAGcgatttaaagaaaaaaaatttttttttgaaaatttttttttttgaacaactttaagaaatttaaaagacCAACGCCCAACCATTTTTAACACGTTTCCTTCGCTGCATTTCGTGGTctcttaaatttcttaaagtcgttaaaaaacaaaaatattcaaaaaaaatttttttttggaatttttttttttttttgaaaaaattttttttttgaaattttttttattttttaaaaatttgagcacTATTTGAAACGAAAATGTGGACGAAgctcggaaaattttttttttcatttgttaatgattatgagcttttcagagcaaaaaacgtgatcctttaattttttcaaacattcgatcgagtgaaacaaaaaaacggcTGTTTGGATTAATTTGGCTCTCTGTAGGGTTTTTGTGGGCATGTTGAACTGTAAAATGCATACTCGGCATTATTGatttccacaatattttcgatccaGCGCTTGGTTTTCCAAAAAAGCAGCATAAGCccttttttgttgcattttgaaattcatgtgacgaaagaaaaaaatttttttttcgaaaaaacaatgGCTAACCATTCaagagaatttattcaagtttttgaaacccaccattaactttctgtgcgaccattggttgctgagatatcgataatcaaatacaaaaggatccttttccatttgaagaccgatatctcggcgacacgtggacgtatcaaggtctataaaaaatgaaattagaGCTAAATAATGAAGGTATCTGATTCTTAGAGTGGTTAagcgaagaaaaattttcccacgcccgtagaccaacaaaaaaaagtaaaaaaaatttgaaaatttttttgtcgctgatttttctaaaattactaaaaaaccgCTGAcgataaaaatctttaaagttctaatccaaaaagtagacacttggtgctacattttcttttttttttcttccttgtacgaccatttctctcaaagttacggcctgttgaaaatcacccaaaaatttggaatttttttttgatccttcaattttttccagtaatatatatatatatatatatatatatatatatatattagggtgcttcgctTCCgttgaaagtatatttttagttgctCATTAAgcgaaatattgttttttatgctaaagcGAAAATTCCTGCTAAGTTTGAGCTCCTAATTCCAATCtaaagtactttccatttgatttcaaagatttcccatttaaaatacacgtaaattaaattacgttttttttaactatctaatatagttaataatataatctaATAATCTAATATAATCAGCtacgttttatgatatcgatgCAGTTTTGGTCGTAAACTGTAGGGCATTTgatgttcttcaaaagtgtcCATAACTAAGCTGTAATTTCAGGTGTTTTACTTGTGTCCGCtaaggaagtcatttttcctatgaaattgacctttattggcttgcggaacgtaaaccaatgaaagtaCACTGGAAATGTTGATgagaattttgtagaaaattttattcccttcaaaaaacgTCCTATGAGTtgagtcgctaaagtccatagttttcGAGTTATAGtgactttaatattttaaaaaataatatatcaattgtcattttttttttttttatattatatgtagggcaccaaatgccctacaatttgcgactaAATCCGCGTCAATATCGtgaaacgcagctgagtattagaaagttaaaaaaaaagtaatttaatttacgtgtactttgaatgggaaatctttgaaatcaaatggaaagtactaaggattggaattaagagctcaaacttggcagaaatttttgtttcagcaaaaaaacaatattttgcttgatgagcaatgaaataaatactttcgccggaaacgaagcaccctaatatataaatatatatattttagggAGCTTCATTTCGGagcactatttttttcttttcaagtGCATGGggaaaaatcatagttcaacacaaaaacaaaattttcgcacaagaaaaaaaattttatgccgATTACAGAcgtagctcattgaaaaattcgatttgaCCACTTAAATAacacggaaaaatttttgtttaggattgagtatttttaactcgTTAACAAATTGATACATCGAATGAACCAATTcctaatttgtaggaaattggatgttctacaaaaaaggtctcttatcattttttgataaatgcTCCTAAGTcgaagttattagagctcaaagtaaagttggagatctttttactttgacggcgaaactatcagctTATGACAAACAATTTCACTGTTTacaaattattcttattaaaatttttttaaattccgcaTTCTTTTctcgttattttcatttcaatgtcgagctcttgaaatcgatcagaactGTTTTTTAGAGAGcttgaaattcaaaatgaaaataactagaaaacaatacAGAATTTGATCAAACTTTACAAAAAcataatttgtagagaatgaaattgtcaacaaaaaaggctctataacattttgtgataagtctgatagcttgatcgaaaaagtaaaaagatgtCCTATTATACTTCGAGCTTTAATAAGTTTTGAACcggtaaatttatcaaaaatttattatagactATTTGTAAAgtgttcaatttcctataaaaatatgtattcgtctatttgatttttagatttgttaacaagttaaaaatactcaaagtttgaaaaaaagtttttcacgTGTTATTGAAATGGGAAagtagaatttttcaatgagctaggtctgtaatcaacataaaaaatctttttttgcggaaaaattttgtttgtgttgatctatgattttttccacatgcacttagaaaaaaaaattgtttctccgaaatgaagcaccctaatatatatatatatatatatatatatatatatatatatatatatatatatatatatatatgggcaGATCCATTACTTGTCGACAGAAGTGTGCGCATGTGGATCACCAATTGaacgccaattttttttttcaaaaggaggttgaaaaaagaaaagattctaaaaatttcagcttgATGCGATCGAATCCAGCTGCAGGagaatttttcgaaatcataaaaaagttgatttttcagtcattttcaaaaattcatgccTCAGCTCCTATATGACTTAAAGCTTCTATCGGGATGGCAGTTTTTTCTGttaacattatatttttaagaaaaaaataactcattgATTTGAACTTCATGCCGGCTTAGCTATGGGCTTTTAACTGAGCcactgtttaaataatttttttcctattttcgAAGTGCTCTTAAATCTACAATTTTTTGAGTGGAGAGATGAtcaagagctcaaatttttcgtTGAAGTATGCTCTATTGATTTCTATCCTATGTTTTGCTAATTGCTGCTATGTCTTTGAAATACAACCACATAAAGCCGATCGATTTCTTTAAAATTGCTGTTTTTAGATACCCACAACTATTTTTGTCAATTCGAaatcttcaaaaaattttagagaaaACACATCATTCTATTCTCAAACAGCCctcaaaatttcaactttGGTCTTGACCTGGTTTTGGAgctatgaattttcaaaactgtCGAATTTTCAACTTTAAATGATGTTTTTTAGACTTTTACCATCAGTTTCATAATTTTGCGGTAtcaatttatactttttcaaaatcccAAAATGAAGAAAGAGGCTAAAAGATTTcgttataaataacaataaacaatcaagactttcaattttttttcgagttttaTTAGTTGTTTTTAACTTACTcaaacttatatatttatttgcgtTCATCAAAAGCATTTTGACAACTGAGGTTAATCTAACTATAATAAGAGTTGTTTACTTAGtgttatgattaattaaaacattaaagcaaaaaaaaatgaatatggtCGTCTTAAAGTCCTAAACTATGCGTTAAACACATTATATTTAGTTGTTTGatatcaaaatttagaaacgttgaaaaagtgttgactacccgtgaaaaatgaatgcATGGCCGTATATGGCTCATATATAAAGCATATATGGCCTTACATGGAGCATATATGGCAATACATggagcatatatggccatacatggagcATAAATGGccatacaaacttttttactacagtcatgcatggccatatacattcatacaaaaccatgtatggccatatatggccTTGTATGGTTTATATATGACCATGTATGGCTACATTAAGAAAGTTGATATGTCCAggtatgaccatatatgctccatgtatgaccatgtatggcaatatatggccatgtatggcAACGTGTGTGGCCATGTATAGCAGTTCTACCACTACTACCACTAGTTttactatgaaaaaatttagctaagctcaaaaaaattttttacagatgctattttgaaaaaaccgaATTTCATAGTTTTTTGTCGttaaaaaatcgttaataacaaaaaatgcACTTTTTCTTATTCAGGAGGCTACTACAATCATCAACGCATTGGatacattgaaaatttttaaaaaaagttttgtttattgaaaatataaagttttaaaaattttcgcttGTTCGATGTGATTCGTACCACTCACTCTAGCGGATTGACTCACACATGCGCATGCCAGTTTATGAGAGCTCCGAATCGCCTCGTCTTTGTCTTACTAGTTGGCTCATGGGTCGGCGTCgataaaacgaaaatttttaagactttgtactttcaataaaaaaaattttttttttttataagtttcacccgactagaaattttttcgtgaGACCTATTGGGTCCTTATCGGGTTGCCCTACAGGGACCGCACATAGGGATGTAACGCAAAGAGCTATTGGGCCCGTATTGGGCAATCCCAGCTATGCCCCAATAGGGAAATCCCCAAGAGATCCTACTAAGGCATCCCAACCAGGGCCCTGATAGGGAAATCCCAAGGAGATCCCACAAGGGGCATCTGGACTCAGGTCTTGATAGAGAAATCCCTGAAATGagaactaaattaaatatttaaaaaagcaaCTATAATTATTCGtctttgatttgtttattagTTACTACTAcaaactattataattaagcAAATAAGTTGAACTCAAAATTCAATATCttgttttaaaagttttggtaaaaataaaaaaattattgatgctGTTCTTCAATAGATTGTTGACGCTGTTGGATTCTTAACAATCGATGTCCGTGTCCCAGTCACGAGCGTTGCGAATTGTCGCAGCCATGGAATCTATGATTTCTTTATCACTCAGCTCACTTCCTgaacttgaatttaatttttgccgCATTACAactataatttacaatttaaaattagttattagaaaatatatctattattaagttagaaataattatactcAAAACTTACTTGCAACGCAATCGTAAAAACGAGTGTCTTTAAATACTGGCTTGTTATTAGTCTTGGATGATTTTGATGGAACATACAGCATAGCAAGCCCTCGTGtaatataagtttttatcaCTGTAgtcatgtttttatttaaagtgtcTTTTTTATTGACCAATTGATTCAAGCGtttaatctgaaaaaaataacgttaCACAAAACtcatcattatatataattacgataactttttaaatcaagacTAATTTACTTACCAGTTTATTACGATAGCTTGGATTAGTCTCAAGCTGTTTATTAAAATCgttaaagattattttattttctataggaaaatcaaattgttttgtATCATCCTCTCCAGattcatcattatttttattgctgtCACTGCTATCGACGTCAGTGTAGTAACAATGATCGCAAgaacatttatttttccaaatttttttggcaCTTTTTATCTCATTAGAAAGTTCTTGTAACTCTACAGTATTTTGGACCAAGTGGCTATTTATTTGGCCAATCTGTTTGCCGATGCTAATATAGTGTTTAAGAATTACACTAGTATTTACGGACGAAtctgtaaaattaaacaatagaattacaattaatattagattttctttaatttcaatattaaaaatttaccttcTCCAATACATATCGATTTATTACGTATcggcttattattattaattgctaACGCAACGGTTGATAAATCAGATCGTTCTGGAGATTTATTAAAGTcctcatatttaaataaattttcagagttGCTGTTGTTCCTTTCATTATTGtcaagctttaattttttagtagtaTCATTACTTGGTGGTAAGCCTCTCCTTTCAAGTTGATTTGATGGAGATTTTATTGACGAGGAATCACGAGTTCCATTAGACGATTTCTGAGGCAACAAATCACGCgtattttcattatcattgtTAGGTGATTTACTAAGTGTTGACGGGTCTTTAGAATATTTACTGTCCATCGTAATTTCATGccctttttttttgaatcc includes:
- the LOC103575613 gene encoding uncharacterized protein LOC103575613, whose product is MDSKYSKDPSTLSKSPNNDNENTRDLLPQKSSNGTRDSSSIKSPSNQLERRGLPPSNDTTKKLKLDNNERNNSNSENLFKYEDFNKSPERSDLSTVALAINNNKPIRNKSICIGEDSSVNTSVILKHYISIGKQIGQINSHLVQNTVELQELSNEIKSAKKIWKNKCSCDHCYYTDVDSSDSNKNNDESGEDDTKQFDFPIENKIIFNDFNKQLETNPSYRNKLIKRLNQLVNKKDTLNKNMTTVIKTYITRGLAMLYVPSKSSKTNNKPVFKDTRFYDCVAIVMRQKLNSSSGSELSDKEIIDSMAATIRNARDWDTDIDC